Part of the Desulfohalovibrio reitneri genome is shown below.
TTCGCCCTCTCGCTGGGCCGGGTGTACACCTTTGGTCCCACCTTTCGCGCGGAAAACTCCAACACGCCTCGCCACGCGGCCGAGTTCTGGATGGTGGAGCCGGAGATGGCTTTCTTTAACCTGGACGATACCATGAATTTGGCGGAGGAGTTTATCAAAGAACTCGTCCGCCACGTGCGCGATACATGCGCCCAGGACATCGCCCTGTTCGCCAAGTGGGTGGACAAGGACCTCGAGAAACGCTTGGAAAATATTCTGGCCGAGCCCTTCCAACGTCTGCCGTATGCCGAGGCCGTGGAGATTCTGAAGAAATCCGGAAAGAACTTCGAATATCCCGTGGAATGGGGCGAGGATTTACAGACGGAACACGAGCGGTATTTGACCGAGAAACATTTCGGCAAGCCTGTCATAGTCCATGACTATCCAACCGGGATAAAGGCCTTCTACATGCGTCTGAGCCAGGACGGGAAAACAGTCGGGGCCATGGACCTGCTCGTGCCCCGTATCGGCGAGCTGGTAGGCGGCAGCCAGCGCGAGGAACGGGAAAGTGTGCTGGAGAAACGCGTGTTGGAACTTGATCTGGATCGAGAGTGTTACCGCTGGTATTTGGACTTGCGCCGTTTTGGCTCAGCCCCACATTCCGGTTTTGGCATGGGCTTCGAGCGCTTCCTTATGCTTGTCACCGGCGCGAGCAATATCCGCGACGTCATTGCTTTCCCCCGGACGCCAAAGCACCTTGAGTTCTAGGCGGGAAAGGACGAGTGCCCTTTAACGGGGTGATAGTCTCGTTTTGAACGACTTGAAGTAAGAAAGGGCTTCAAATTTAATTTCATTAATTTAAGAGTCTTAGGTAAAAACTTTTCAAATAGCCAAAAAATCTCTTGACCGAGAGGCACTGTTCTCCTAAAAACCGCTCTTCCGCACGGGGCAACGCCCAACGGGGCGCCGGTCGGAACAGTTCTTTCCCTTTGAAATGGTTAGCGAAAACGGTGCCGAGGCACCGCCGAAAAAGAGCAAAAAGCTCTTGACAGGCAGGGAGACGGTAGCTAAGTTTTCGATCCCCATCACGGGGAACACGAGAGCGGGTCTTTGACAAGTGAATAGCGAGTTCGGGCGCGAAATACTCTGAAGCGCGGGCTTCGGGGTTTTTCAGGGGAACCTGGAGAGCCTTTGGAGTCTCGAGTTTCAATAGCCTACAATACTCACAGTTTCTTAACTGGAGAGTTTGATCCTGGCTCAGATTGAACGCTGGCGGCGTGCCTAACACATGCAAGTCGAGCGAGAAAGTTCTCTTCGGAGAATGAGTACAGCGGCGCACGGGTGAGTAACGCGTGGACAACCTGCCCGGATGACTGGGATAACAGGCGGAAACGCCTGCTAATACCGGATATGTTTCATATTTTATATGGAGCAAAGATGGCCTCTGCTTGCAAGCTATCGCATCCGGATGGGTCCGCGTCCCATTAGCTAGTTGGTAGGGTAATGGCCTACCAAGGCGACGATGGGTAGCTGGTTTGAGAGGATGATCAGCCACACTGGGACTGGAACACGGCCCAGACTCCTACGGGAGGCAGCAGTGGGGAATATTGCGCAATGGGCGAAAGCCTGACGCAGCGACGCCGCGTGAGGGAAGAAGGTCTTCGGATCGTAAACCTCTGTCAGAAGGGAAGAAGTGATGTACGGTTAATATCCGTGCATTTTGACGGTACCTTCAGAGGAAGCACCGGCTAACTCCGTGCCAGCAGCCGCGGTAATACGGAGGGTGCAAGCGTTAATCGGAATCACTGGGCGTAAAGCGCGCGTAGGCGGCCTGGCAAGTCAAATGTGAAAGCCCTCGGCTCAACCGGGGAACTGCATTCGAAACTGTCAGGCTTGAGTCTCGGAGAGGGTGGCGGAATTCCCGGTGTAGGAGTGAAATCCGTAGATATCGGGAGGAACACCAGTGGCGAAGGCGGCCACCTGGACGAGAACTGACGCTGAGGTGCGAAAGCGTGGGTAGCAAACAGGATTAGATACCCTGGTAGTCCACGCCGTAAACGATGGATGCTAGGTGTCGGGGGGTTGACCTTCGGTGCCGCAGTAAACGCATTAAGCATCCCGCCTGGGGAGTACGGTCGCAAGGCTGAAACTCAAAGGAATTGACGGGGCCCGCACAAGCGGTGGAGTATGTGGTTTAATTCGATGCAACGCGAAGAACCTTACCTGGGTTTGACATCCTTGGAATCCCCCCGAGAAGGGGGAGTGCCCTTCGGGGAGCCAAGTGACAGGTGCTGCATGGCTGTCGTCAGCTCGTGCCGTGAGGTGTTGGGTTAAGTCCCGCAACGAGCGCAACCCTTATCGTTAGTTGCCAGCACATGATGGTGGGCACTCTAGCGAGACTGCCCGGGTCAACCGGGAGGAAGGTGGGGATGACGTCAAGTCATCATGGCCCTTACGCCCAGGGCTACACACGTACTACAATGGGGGGTACAAAGGGCTGCTAAACCGTGAGGTCACGCTAATCCCAGAAAGCCCCTCCCAGTCCGAATCGCAGTCTGCAACTCGACTGCGTGAAGTTGGAATCGCTAGTAATCCCGGATCAGCATGCCGGGGTGAATACGTTCCCGGGCCTTGTACACACCGCCCGTCACACCACGAAAGTCGGTTCTACCCGAAGCCGGTGCGCCAACCTTGTGAGGCAGCCGTCGACGGTAGGGCCGGCAATTGGGGTGAAGTCGTAACAAGGTAGCCGTAGGGGAACCTGCGGCTGGATCACCTCCTTTATCGAGAAAGCGCCCGACTCGCTATTTACTTGCGAGGACCCGCGACAGCGGATCTTTGAGAACCGAGCCGTTTTGTAGTCCCTCTCGAGGGGCGAGAAACTGGAGAGGGCCTATAGCTCAGTTGGTTAGAGCGCACGCCTGATAAG
Proteins encoded:
- the asnS gene encoding asparagine--tRNA ligase; its protein translation is MQWRRVREALESEGPIQEIEIRGWVRTKRDQKKFAFLEINDGSCLANLQVILDSGAPGWDELERVTTGAAVAVSGDLVESPGKGQRWEMRASGLRLVGVADAEDYPLQKKRHSDEFLRTIAHLRPRTNKYGAMFRIRAEAAFAVHSFFRERGFHNVHTPIITGADCEGAGELFRVTSLDPGQPHGSDWPERDFFGKESFLTVSGQLAAEAFALSLGRVYTFGPTFRAENSNTPRHAAEFWMVEPEMAFFNLDDTMNLAEEFIKELVRHVRDTCAQDIALFAKWVDKDLEKRLENILAEPFQRLPYAEAVEILKKSGKNFEYPVEWGEDLQTEHERYLTEKHFGKPVIVHDYPTGIKAFYMRLSQDGKTVGAMDLLVPRIGELVGGSQREERESVLEKRVLELDLDRECYRWYLDLRRFGSAPHSGFGMGFERFLMLVTGASNIRDVIAFPRTPKHLEF